In Rattus rattus isolate New Zealand chromosome 3, Rrattus_CSIRO_v1, whole genome shotgun sequence, one genomic interval encodes:
- the Ddit4l gene encoding DNA damage-inducible transcript 4-like protein — MVATGSLSSKNTASISELLDGGSHPGSLLSDFDYWDYVVPEPNLNEVVFEETTCQNLVKMLENCLSKSKQTKLGCSKVLVPEKLTQRIAQDVLRLSSTEPCGLRGCVMHVNLEIENVCKKLDRIVCDASVVPTFELTLVFKQESCSWTSLKDFFFSGGRFSSGLRRTLILSSGFRLVKKKLYSLIGTTVIEEC; from the exons ATGGTTGCAACGGGCAGTTTGAGCAGTAAGAACACGGCCAGCATTTCAGAGTTGCTGGACGGTGGCTCTCACCCTGGGAGTCTGCTAAGTG atTTCGACTACTGGGATTATGTCGTCCCCGAGCCCAACCTCAACGAGGTGGTGTTTGAAGAGACAACATGCCAGAATTTGGTTAAAATGTTGGAGAACTGTCTGTCCAAGTCAAAGCAAACCAAACTCGGTTGCTCTAAGGTCCTGGTTCCTGAGAAACTGACCCAGAGAATTGCCCAAGATGTCCTGCGGCTCTCGTCCACAGAGCCCTGCGGCCTCCGGGGCTGTGTTATGCACGTGAACTTGGAAATTGAAAATGTGTGTAAAAAGCTGGATAGGATTGTGTGTGATGCTAGTGTGGTGCCGACCTTTGAGCTCACGCTGGTGTTCAAGCAGGAGAGCTGCTCCTGGACCAGCCTGAAGGACTTCTTCTTTAGCGGAGGTCGCTTCTCGTCGGGCCTTAGGCGAACTCTGATCCTCAGCTCGGGATTTCGACTTGTTAAGAAAAAACTGTACTCTCTGATTGGAACGACAGTCATTGAGGAGTGCTGA